In Falco biarmicus isolate bFalBia1 chromosome 5, bFalBia1.pri, whole genome shotgun sequence, a single genomic region encodes these proteins:
- the TBK1 gene encoding serine/threonine-protein kinase TBK1 gives MQSTSNYLWLLSDILGQGATANVFRGRHKKTGDLYAVKVFNSISFLRPVDVQMREFEVLKKLNHKNIVKLFAIEEETTTRHKVLVMEFCPCGSLYTVLEEPSNAFGLPESEFLIVLRDVVAGMNHLRENGIVHRDIKPGNIMRVIGEDGQSVYKLTDFGAARELEDDEQFVSLYGTEEYLHPDMYERAVLRKEHQKKYGATVDLWSIGVTFYHAATGSLPFRPFEGPRRNKEVMYKIITGKPSGAISGIQKAENGPIEWSWEMPVSCSLSKGLQVLLTPVLANILEADQEKCWGFDQFFAETSDILHRIIIHIFSLQQMTLHKVYIHSYNTAAIFHELVYKQTKIPSQNQELIYEGRRFILEPGRLAQHFPRTTEENPIFVVSREAVNIVGLIYEEVLLPKVHQRYDLDGDASMAKAVTGIVCYACRVATSLLLYQELMRKGIRWLIEIIKDDYNEVVHKKTEVVIRLDFCSRNIEKAEKIYENLMQINLEASEVDEISEIHTKLLRLSSSQGTIETSLQDIKAKLSPSGLLADTWANQEGMHPKDRNPERLQALLCSITDIYYQFKKDKAERRLPYNEEQIHKFDKQKLYLHATKAIALFKDECVSKYVTFLGKAEDWTRKMLHTRKQLLALTNQCFDIEEEVSKYQDYINELQDALPQKMFAASSGMKHTMNTVYPSSNTLVEMTLGMKKLKEEMEGVVKELAENNHILERFGALTMDGGLRNVDCI, from the exons ATGCAGAGCACTTCAAATTACCTGTGGCTGTTGTCTGACATTCTGGGGCAGGGAGCTACTGCAAATGTTTTCCGGGGACGACATAAG aaaactggGGATTTGTATGCTGTCAAAGTATTTAACAGTATAAGTTTCCTTCGTCCTGTGGATGTTCAGATGCGAGAGTTTGAAGTATTGAAGAAACTAAATCATAAGAATATTGTCAAGTTGTTTGCCATTGAAGAAGAG acaacaACTAGACACAAAGTACTAGTTATGGAATTTTGTCCATGTGGGAGTCTATATACAGTTTTAGAGGAGCCGTCTAATGCCTTTGGTCTGCCAGAGTCTGAGTTCTTAATTGTTTTGAGAGATGTGG TGGCTGGGATGAATCATCTCCGGGAGAATGGAATAGTGCACCGTGACATCAAGCCAGGCAATATAATGCGTGTTATAGGTGAAGATGGTCAGTCTGTTTACAAACTTACAGACTTTGGTGCTGCAAGAGAACTTGAAGATGATGAACAATTTGTTTCTCTCTACGGCACAGAAGAGTATTTA cacCCTGATATGTATGAACGAGCGGTTTTGAGGAAAGAGCATCAGAAAAAGTATGGAGCAACAGTTGATCTGTGGAGCATAGGTGTGACCTTTTACCATGCTGCAACAGGGAGTTTGCCTTTCCGACCTTTTGAAGGACCTCGTAGAAACAAGGAAGTGAT GTATAAAATAATCACTGGAAAGCCTTCTGGTGCTATTTCTGgaatacagaaagcagaaaatggacCAATTGAGTGGAGTTGGGAGATGCCTGTTTCTTGTAGTCTTTCAAA GGGTCTGCAAGTACTGCTCACACCTGTCCTTGCGAATATTCTTGAAGCAGACCAGGAAAAATGCTGGGGATTTGACCAGTTCTTTGCAGAGACCAGTGACATACTACATCGAATAATAATCCACATCTTTTCACTACAGCAGATGACCTTGCACAAAGTTTATATTCACAGCTATAATAC AGCTGCTATATTTCATGAGTTGGTctacaaacagacaaaaataccATCTCAGAATCAAGAACTGATATATGAAGGTCGGCGTTTCATACTAGAGCCTGGCAGATTGGCACAGCACTTCCCCAGAACAACTGAGGAGAATCCTATCTTTGTAGTAAGCAGGGAGGCTGTGAACATTGTTGGATTAATCTATGAAGAAG ttttacttcCTAAAGTACATCAACGCTATGATTTGGATGGAGATGCCAGTATGGCTAAA GCAGTAACAGGTATCGTATGTTATGCCTGTAGAGTTGCCACTTCTTTGCTACTTTACCAGGAGCTGATGCGAAAAGGAATACGATGGCTAAT tgaaataattaaGGATGATTACAATGAAGTGGTTCATAAAAAGACAGAAGTTGTCATCAGGCtggatttctgcagcagaaacattGAGAAAGCTGAGAAAAT ATATGAGAATTTGATGCAGATCAACTTGGAAGCATCAGAAGTGGATGAAATTTCAGAGATACACACAAAACTGTTACGT CTCTCCAGCTCTCAGGGTACAATAGAAACTAGTCTTCAAGATATCAAAGCCAAACTTTCTCCCAGTGGTTTACTGGCTGACACCTGGGCAAATCAGGAAGGCATGCATccaaaagacagaaa TCCAGAAAGGCTGCAGGCGCTGCTATGTTCCATCACAGATATTTATTATCAGttcaaaaaagacaaagcagaacGAA GGCTTCCTTATAATGAAGAACAAATTCACAAGTTTGACAA GCAGAAGCTGTATTTGCATGCTACGAAAGCCATAGCTCTATTCAAAGATGAATGTGTCAGCAAGTATGTTACATTTTTGGGCAAGGCTGAGGACTGGACAAG gaaaaTGCTTCACACAAGGAAGCAGTTACTGGCTCTTACCAACCAGTGTTTTGATATTGAAGAAGAGGTGTCCAAATACCAGGATTATATAAATGAG tTACAAGATGCTCTGCCGCAGAAAATGTTTGCAGCTTCTAGTGGGATGAAACATACAATGAACACAGTCTATCCAAGCTCAAACACATTAGTGGAAATGACTCTTGG TATGAAGAAACTAAAAGAGGAAATGGAAGGGGTTGTTAAAGAGCTGGCTGAGAACAATCACATTTTGGAAAG atttGGTGCTTTGACTATGGATGGTGGCCTGCGGAACGTGGACTGTATCTAG